The DNA sequence GTGGAGAAGATCGACCTCACGCAGTTCAGCCTGCCGGTGCTGTGCGCGAGCGACGCCGAGGTGCAGGCCCACGAGGCGGTGCTGGCGGACCTGGACAAGTCCTCCGGCGGCAAGACACTGTGGAGGCAGTTGCCGAGCGAAAAAGTTATGGCATAATCTTGGTTTTCCTGATCTGTGCGACGACGCAATCGTCGCCGAACGGAAAACCGGATCAGGGTGGTTAGCTCAGTGGTAGAGCACTGCCTTCACACGGCAGGGGTCGCAGGTTCGAACCCTGCACCACCCACCAACAAGATCAAGCACTTGGACGGCCCTTCGGGGCCGTTTTTGTTTGCTGGTGCAAATCCTGGTGCATGGCACCGAGGCGCTCACGTGGGCGCCGAGCCCGATCGCCTCGGGGAATGCCAATCAGGGGGGCGGGTGCGCGCGCGCTGCAGGCACGCCGCCGCTGTACAGGTGGCGGGCGGTGACCACGTCGCGCAGGGTGACGCGGCGGACGTCGGAAGTGCTGTACAGGTCAGGTGGGCGTTGATCGCCGGCGCGACGGCCAGCCGGTCGGCCGGCATCGTGCGGACTTGCTCGGCAGGTGAGTGACGACGCACCTTTGTCTCCTTTCGGGGTGTCGGATCGCTTTAAACGCCGTGTTTGTCAGCAAGTCAACACAGTGTGTACATTTGGTGCGGCAGCGAGGCGTCCATAGAATCCCGTGACGACCGTGTGCGCCTTGCGCCCGGCGTCGTAAAGGAGGGTCCATGCGCCGACTGCTGATGTGCGCCAGCGCTGTGTTGGCATCGCTGATGATGGCCGCCTGCGGTGGCGGCGATGACTGCGAGGCGGGCACCCCGCCTTTTGCCAGCGTGGACCCGCCGGTCTGCGATGGTGGTGACAGTGGTGGTGGCGGTGGCGGCGGATCGTCGCAGTCTGCCGAGGGCTTCTGGGTGGGGAACGCCGGGCAGTACGCCTTCCGGGCGCTGGTCACCGAGGACCGCCAGATCTGGGCCTTCTACGCGCGCGGCGGTGTCGTCGAGGGCGTGGTTCAGGGGACGGTGACCTACTCGCCAAGCGGCTTCTCGGGCAACGGTTTCGACTACAACCTGCCCCTGGTGGCGCGTACAGGCGTGACGATCTCAGGCACGGCGCGCGAGCGGCAGAGCATGGAAGGCGCGGTGCGGCTGCCGAGCTCGACGATCACCTTCTCGGGCTCCTACGACAGCAGCTACGACTCGCCGCCGGCCGATGCCACAGGCACCTGGCAGGTCCGCGCGGCCTCGGCGTCCGGCACCGTGACGACGACGGTGACGGTCGGCTCGGATGGCTCGGTCAGCGCGACGACGCCGTACTGCTCAGGCACGGGCACGCTCACGGTGCGCAGCTCGGGCAAGGGGGTGTACAACCTGGCGGTGACCTTCGACGGCGCGTCGTGCGAGTTCGATGGCCAGACGCTCGGTGGCGTGGTGGTCGTGCGCAACACGGGATCGGGGCAGGAGATGGTCGCCGCGGCGCTGCTGCCTGATCGATCCACCGGCTTCTTCGCGATCGGCACCCGCTGATCGCATCTGCCGCCGCGGTTCTCAGCGCCTGGCGCGTGGCGCTTCGCGCTGCGTGCAGGCTTCGTGCGCCTCGGCGAGCTTGTCGAGTGCGGCCAGAAACCTGTCTCGCCGCGCCGAGATGTGTGGGCCGGTGGCGCGCTCGATCTTGTAGCGGATGTACTCAAGCACCTCGTGCCTGGCCTCCGGTCCGAGGCTGCGCAGTGCTTCGTCAATGACCAGCGCCTGACCTGCCAGCGGCTGGGCCGTCGACGCGTGCGCATCGCCTTCCCCGGTCAAGATCCACTGCGCCGAGCACCCAAAGGCAGCCTCGGCTTGCAGGGCGCCTTCCTTGGACACGCCGCGGCGCTTCCAGTTGGTGAGCGTCTGCCTTGACACGCCCATGCGGCGGCCCAGGCCAGCAAAGTCGATCACCGGTTGTTGATCGAACTGCGTGACCTGACGCGCGTACTCGAGCAGCCGCTTCACGGATTCGTGCATGCCCGGGATTGTTCTCCATCTGAACAGTCAACAGCTTGTTTATACACGCCATGTTTACAACCGCATAAACGCCGTGTTTAGATTGTGGGGAGCGTGACCACGCAGCACTCATCGATCGGCTGAGCGGCCCCGCCAAGGTCGCAGAGGCGCTCGGCCTGGACAAGCGGAGAGGGGCGGGGTACCCAGCGCGTGGTCAACTGGAAGGTCCGGAGCATCCCTGCACGGGTCAAGCTCGAGCCCCCGACCTGTTCCTGGTGACCAAGGACGCGCCCGCTGACCATGCGGCGGTAGTCCAGCCTGCACATGCGGAGTGAGCGCGTCATGTGCATGTCCGCAGGTCAACTCGCTGCCAGCCGGGCGCGCACGGCGTGCCGAGCCGATGCGCTCGCGCCACACCTCGACGCGCCGTTCGGTCGGGTTCGGCCACTCATGGATGACCGTGATCACGGCCCACGCGGACGTGCTGGCGGCAGGTAGCTGGTGCTCGATGGCGCCGCGGCAGGAAACGTCGCTGCACCACCCGCCAGACACCTCAGCACGAACGGCCCGCAACAGCGGGCCGTTCGTCCTTCTGCGGCGGGCGTTGGCCGGCACCTGGCGACACCCGGGTGCGTTCGAATCGCGTCTTCTTCCTTTTGCGGATCGCGACGGTGTGCGCCAGGCGCCGGCGTCCCGCGTCGCGGGCAGCGGGCGGGGTGACGCCCCATCGGCCTGCGCAGGTGCAGTGCTGGTGCGGGCTGGCGGGCCGCGGCCGGCGCACGGGCGCGTCCTTGGCGCGATGGAGAACCCCTTACCTGAGGGGGGCACTACACCCATTCGCAGGATTGTCCCTCCTGACCGGATAGGCAGAATCAGTTGCATCGGTTGCACCTGTTTACCAGGTGAGTACGCGCTATCCGCCATATCCCGGGAGGACACGATGAAGGTGTTCCGGCTCTTTCATCACCACGTTGCCCTGTCCACGCTGTTGGAGCTGTTTGCCGACAGCCTGCTGTGTTTTCTGGCGGCGCTGTTCATCGCGTCCGCCCTGCACATGGTGCCCAACGGTGGTGATGCCCTGGCCCAGTCCGGCATGGTCTGGCTGGCCGGCGGGTTTGCCGCGGTGATGCTGCTGCTGTATGCGTCGGTCGGCCTGTATCGTCGCGGCACCCGCTCGATGGGCCTGGGCACGCTGATCCAGCGCGCCATGCTCGCCATCGCCCTGGGGGCCTGCATCACCTACCTCCTGTTCGATTCGGTGGCCGGCGAGGCGTCTCCGGGCTACGTGGTCGGCCTGGCCATGGTGTACCTGCTGGTGGGCCTGGTCGTCGTGCGGGCCGTGATCTACATGGTGCAGAAGGCCGTCGGCGTGCCGCGCGTGCTGATCATCGGCACCGGCGAGGATGCCCAGGCCGTGGCGCGCGACCTGGCGACCCACAGCCGCATCGAACGCCAGGTCGTCGGCTTCTATCCGACCACCGAACGCACCGAAGGCATGCGCCCCGACCAGCGCGTGTTCTCGCGCGACCGTTCGATCGAGGAGATCGTTGCCGAGCACGACATCGACGAGATCATCGTCGCGGTGCGTGAGCAGCGCGGTGGCGCGCTGCCGATGGACCAGCTGCTGGCCTGCCGCATCGCCGGCACGCCGATCCTGGACCTGGCCGGCTTCTACGAACGCGCCCGTGCCGAAGTGCCCATCGACAGCCTCAAGGCCAGCTGGCTGATCTACAGCCAGGGCTTCGTGCAGGGGCCGGCGCGTCGCTTCGCCAAGCGCGCGTTCGACATCGTCACCTCGGCGACGCTGCTGCTGCTGACCTCGCCCATCATGCTGCTGACGGCGATCGCGATCCGCCTGGACAGCCCGGGACCGATCATCTACCGCCAGGAGCGTGTCGGCCTGGGCGGCCGCACCTTCATGTGCCTGAAGTTCCGCAGCATGACGGTCGACGCCGAAAAGGACGGCGTGGCGCGCTGGGCCTCGCAGAACGACTCGCGGGTCACGCGCGTGGGCGCCTTCATCCGCAAGACCCGCATCGACGAGTTGCCCCAGCTGCTGAGCGTGCTCAAGGGCGAAATGAGCATGGTCGGTCCGCGCCCTGAGCGTCCCAGCTTCGTGCAGCAGCTGCGCGAGCAGATCCCCTTCTACGACCTGCGTCACAGCGTCAAGCCGGGCGTGACGGGCTGGGCCCAGGTGCGCTACAGCTACGGCGCTTCGGTGGAGGACGCGCGCCGCAAGCACCAGTACGACTTGTACTACGTGAAGAACAACTCGCTGTTCCTCGACATCCTGGTGCTGATCGAAACGGTCAGCGTGGTGCTGTTCCGCGAAGGGTCGCGCTGATCGCGACGCCCGCGTGACGGTTGCGACGTACAGGCTCCGGCTCAGAAAGGTTGCTTTCCCATGGTTACCCCACAACGTTCACTGACTTCCATGCGTGCAGGTCTCATCGCTGTTCTTGCTGCCTTCATCGCCCTGCTTGCCGGCTGCGGCAGCATCGGCAACTACCCGCCGGCGCCCGCCGTCGTCGATGCGCCCGATCATCGCTACAAGATCGGTGCGCTGGACACGCTCAACATCGTGGTCTGGCGCAACCCCGAGCTGTCGACCACGGTCACCGTACGTCCGGACGGCCGCATCTCGACGCCGCTGGTCGAGGACGTGATGGCGGCCGGCCGCGACCCGGCCGACCTGGCGCGCGAGCTCGAGAAGGTGCTGTCGAAATACATCCGTGACCCGGTCGTGACCATCGTCGTCAGCGGCTTCCAGGGCACGTTCTCCGAGCAGATCCGCATCGTCGGCGAGGCGGCGCGTCCGCAGGCCGTGCCGTACCGCCAGAACATGACCATCCTGGACGTGATGATCCAGGCCGGCGGGCTGACCGACTTTGCCGACGGCAATGGGGCGGTGCTGGTGCGCGGCGCCGAAGGCGGCAAGCAGTACAGCCTGCGCCTGAACGACCTGCTCAAGCGCGGTGACATCTCGGCCAACGTCGGCGTGATGCCGGGCGACATCATCATCGTGCCGCAAAGCTGGTTCTGAAGGCGGTACGGCGGCATGCACCGCAACGGCGATGCCGAGTGCCTTGCGGGCCGTCTCCTGCCGGGACCGGCACGCCGGTCCCGTTGCGTTTGTGGCAGGCGCAGCGCAGCCGCCAGTGCGGCTGGCGCGGCAGCGCCTCGGGGTGAATGAACAAGGCCGCCATGACGGGCGGAACCAGGATGGATACGACTGAGCTTCTACGCCAGATCAGGACGATACTGCGGGGCATGTGGCGCCGGCGCTGGTGGGGCCTGGCCGCTGCGTGCGTCACGGCCGTGCTCGGTGGCGTGGTGGTGGCGGTCATTCAGGACCGCTACGAGGCCAGCTCGCGCGTCTACGTGGACACGCAGTCGGTGCTCAAGCCGCTGATGGCCGGGCTCGCCTTCCAGCCGGACATCGACCAGCAGGTGCGCATGCTGGCACGCACGCTGGTGTCGCGTCCGAACGTGGAGCGCCTGATGGACTCGCCGGAGATCGGCCTGGCACCGGCGGACCCGCGCGACCGGGAAAAGGTGCTGATGCGGCTGATGGACCGGATCAAGGTCAACCCGAGCGGTGGCGGCAACCTCTACACGATCAGCTACCGCGACACCAGTCCTGAACGGGCACGGCGCCTGGTCGAGGGCCTGGTGAACCTGTTCATGGAGTCCAGCATCGACAGCAAGGCGCGCGACTCCCAGGAGGCCAGCCGCTTCATCGACGAGCAGATCGCCGACTACGAGCGCAAGCTGGTCGAGGCGGAGAACCGCCTGAAGGACTTCAAGCTGCGCAACTTCGGCATGACCGGGGTGTCCAACCAGGATTACTTCGCGCGCATCTCCGAGCTGTCCGACCAGGTGAGCAAGCTGCGCATCGAGCTGAGCGCTGCCGAGCAGTCGCGCGACGCGTTGCGGCGCGAGCTGGCCTCCGAGGAACCCCAGCTGCCCCCGGATGCACTGCCGGCGACCGGCGGTGCGGCGATGCTGTCGGAGCTGGACACCCGCCTGGAGGCGCAGAAGCGTCAGCTCGACGAGCTGCTGCGACGCTACACCGAGGAGCACCCGGACGTGGTGGCGACGCGCCGCACGATCGCGCAGATCGAGGAGCAGCGTCTGCGCGAGGCCCAGGCCCGCGGCGACAAGCGCGGTGCGGCGACCAACCCGGTGTTCCAGCGCATCCGCATGGCGCTGGCCGAGGCCGAGGCCAACGTCGCGTCGCTGCGCACCCGGCTGGCGGCGCAGCAGGCCCAGCTGGACCAGATCCGTGCGCGGGCCTCGCGCATCCCGCAGGTCGAGGCGGAGCTGGCACAGCTGAACCGGGACTACGACGTGATCCGGCGCAACTACGAACAGCTCGTGGCCCGCCGGGAGGCCGCCTCGCTCGGGGTGAAGATCGACCAGAGCTCCCCGCTGACCGATTTCCGGCTCGTCGAGCCGGCCCGGGTCGCGCCGACCCCGGTGTTCCCCAGCCGCAAGGTGCTGGCGGTGCTGGTGGTGCTGGCGGCGATCGGCGCGGGCGTGGCCGCGACCTTCGGCCTGTCGCAACTGAGCCCGTCGTTCGACAACGAACGCACGCTGCGTGAACTGTCCGGCCGCCCGGTGCTGGGCACTGTGTCGCTGGTGCTGAGCAACGCGGCCCGGGTACAGCAGCGCCGCGCGTTGGTCGGCTTTGCCGGTGCGGTGGCGTTGTTCTTCGTGGCCAATGCGGGGTGGGTGGCCTGGGTCGCCTTCCAGAGCCGCGTGTGAGAAAGGAAGCGTCGATGAGCATCATCGAACAGGCTGCCAAGCGACTGGAGGAGCTCCGGCGCGCGGGGGTCGAGGTGCCGTGGGCGGCCGCCGGGCTGAGCCGGCAGGAGTACGACCAGCTGGTGGAGGCCGGCCAGAAGGGCGGGCAGGGCGTCGCGCTGCGGGCGGTGGCCGGCACCGCGGAAAGCCTGGCGGAGCCGCCGGGCGTGCACCGCCTCGCGGAGTCCGACCGGCGCTCGCGCAAGGTCGACCTGCCGCTCGGGATGCTGGGGCAGGCCGGCTACCTCGTGCCGGACCAGCCGCGTACCAGCCTGGCCGACGAGTTCCGCGTGATCAAGCGTCCGCTGCTGAAGAACGTGCAGGGCGAGTCGGCCGCCCCGGTGGAGCGCGCCAACCTGATCCTGGTCACCAGCGCGATGCCCGGCGAGGGCAAGACCTTCACCGCGATCAACCTGGCCCTGAGCATCGCGATGGAGGTCGACAAGACCGTGCTGCTGGTCGACGCGGACGTGGTGCGCCCGTCGCTGATGTCGCGCCTGGGGCTGGACGAGCCGGCCAAGGGCCTGCTCGACGTGCTGAACGACCCGTCGCTGGACCTGGCCGACGTGCTGCTGCGCACCAACGTGCCCAAGCTCACGCTGCTGCCCGCCGGCACGCCGTGTCCCAATTCGACCGAACTGCTCGCCAGCGCGGCGATGGAGCAGCTGTTGCAGGAGCTGGCCACGCGCTATTC is a window from the Caldimonas thermodepolymerans genome containing:
- a CDS encoding helix-turn-helix domain-containing protein; this encodes MHESVKRLLEYARQVTQFDQQPVIDFAGLGRRMGVSRQTLTNWKRRGVSKEGALQAEAAFGCSAQWILTGEGDAHASTAQPLAGQALVIDEALRSLGPEARHEVLEYIRYKIERATGPHISARRDRFLAALDKLAEAHEACTQREAPRARR
- a CDS encoding TIGR03013 family XrtA/PEP-CTERM system glycosyltransferase, whose product is MKVFRLFHHHVALSTLLELFADSLLCFLAALFIASALHMVPNGGDALAQSGMVWLAGGFAAVMLLLYASVGLYRRGTRSMGLGTLIQRAMLAIALGACITYLLFDSVAGEASPGYVVGLAMVYLLVGLVVVRAVIYMVQKAVGVPRVLIIGTGEDAQAVARDLATHSRIERQVVGFYPTTERTEGMRPDQRVFSRDRSIEEIVAEHDIDEIIVAVREQRGGALPMDQLLACRIAGTPILDLAGFYERARAEVPIDSLKASWLIYSQGFVQGPARRFAKRAFDIVTSATLLLLTSPIMLLTAIAIRLDSPGPIIYRQERVGLGGRTFMCLKFRSMTVDAEKDGVARWASQNDSRVTRVGAFIRKTRIDELPQLLSVLKGEMSMVGPRPERPSFVQQLREQIPFYDLRHSVKPGVTGWAQVRYSYGASVEDARRKHQYDLYYVKNNSLFLDILVLIETVSVVLFREGSR
- a CDS encoding XrtA/PEP-CTERM system exopolysaccharide export protein, producing the protein MRAGLIAVLAAFIALLAGCGSIGNYPPAPAVVDAPDHRYKIGALDTLNIVVWRNPELSTTVTVRPDGRISTPLVEDVMAAGRDPADLARELEKVLSKYIRDPVVTIVVSGFQGTFSEQIRIVGEAARPQAVPYRQNMTILDVMIQAGGLTDFADGNGAVLVRGAEGGKQYSLRLNDLLKRGDISANVGVMPGDIIIVPQSWF
- a CDS encoding XrtA system polysaccharide chain length determinant — encoded protein: MDTTELLRQIRTILRGMWRRRWWGLAAACVTAVLGGVVVAVIQDRYEASSRVYVDTQSVLKPLMAGLAFQPDIDQQVRMLARTLVSRPNVERLMDSPEIGLAPADPRDREKVLMRLMDRIKVNPSGGGNLYTISYRDTSPERARRLVEGLVNLFMESSIDSKARDSQEASRFIDEQIADYERKLVEAENRLKDFKLRNFGMTGVSNQDYFARISELSDQVSKLRIELSAAEQSRDALRRELASEEPQLPPDALPATGGAAMLSELDTRLEAQKRQLDELLRRYTEEHPDVVATRRTIAQIEEQRLREAQARGDKRGAATNPVFQRIRMALAEAEANVASLRTRLAAQQAQLDQIRARASRIPQVEAELAQLNRDYDVIRRNYEQLVARREAASLGVKIDQSSPLTDFRLVEPARVAPTPVFPSRKVLAVLVVLAAIGAGVAATFGLSQLSPSFDNERTLRELSGRPVLGTVSLVLSNAARVQQRRALVGFAGAVALFFVANAGWVAWVAFQSRV
- a CDS encoding XrtA-associated tyrosine autokinase translates to MSIIEQAAKRLEELRRAGVEVPWAAAGLSRQEYDQLVEAGQKGGQGVALRAVAGTAESLAEPPGVHRLAESDRRSRKVDLPLGMLGQAGYLVPDQPRTSLADEFRVIKRPLLKNVQGESAAPVERANLILVTSAMPGEGKTFTAINLALSIAMEVDKTVLLVDADVVRPSLMSRLGLDEPAKGLLDVLNDPSLDLADVLLRTNVPKLTLLPAGTPCPNSTELLASAAMEQLLQELATRYSDRVVVFDAPPLLPTTESRVLASRAGQVVMVVEADQTSRNTVAKAFATVESCPVVMSVLNKCSNPAGTYRYGYY